In Pseudomonadota bacterium, the following proteins share a genomic window:
- a CDS encoding type II toxin-antitoxin system Phd/YefM family antitoxin, whose protein sequence is MKQINVANDIVPVAEFKVQVSKYLKNIKTTGRPMVITQNGKPAGVLLTPDDFEELIYQKSLMESISRGISDLEKGNIFTTEQLRAELEKRRI, encoded by the coding sequence ATGAAACAAATAAATGTTGCAAATGATATTGTGCCTGTTGCTGAATTCAAAGTGCAGGTTTCAAAATATCTCAAAAACATCAAAACTACAGGCCGGCCAATGGTTATAACGCAAAATGGCAAACCTGCAGGCGTACTTCTTACCCCTGACGATTTTGAAGAACTCATTTATCAAAAATCTTTGATGGAATCGATAAGCCGAGGGATTTCCGATTTAGAGAAAGGTAATATATTCACAACCGAACAACTCAGGGCTGAACTTGAAAAAAGAAGAATATAA